In a single window of the Pirellulales bacterium genome:
- a CDS encoding arylsulfatase, producing MPVKTSLSLGLLTALLLTTMARAADTLPNIVIVMPDDVGYGDFSCLGSPIIKTPAIDAFWRQSVRFTDFHVSPTCAPTRAALMTGRHEFKNGVTHTIDERERLTLRATTLAQVLKSTGYTTGIFGKWHLGDEPERWPDKRGFDEMFIHGAGGIGQSYPGSCGDAPGNTNFNPAILHNGRFEKTNGYCTDVFFRQAQTWIDTVKGRQPFFAYITPNAAHTPLDVPDEYTKRHAAEVPTNVAKFYGMIENIDENFGRLMAQLDEAGLTQNTLVIFLTDNGGTMGTEIFNAGMRGKKGTAFQGGTRVPSFWRWPAGFAGGVDCPALSAQIDILPTLAAITGATLNEKLQQQIEGRSLLPLLKNPRADWPDRFLVTHLGRWPRGEVAAAKYKTCSIRNNRYTLVENKDLYDLQTDPGETTNVIAAHPDVAASLRAAYDKWWDSILPRLENEDAVRPAENPFKTLYLQQFGSLPGK from the coding sequence ATGCCCGTTAAAACAAGTTTGTCCCTCGGACTTCTCACGGCCTTGTTGCTGACCACCATGGCTCGCGCTGCCGACACACTCCCCAACATCGTGATCGTGATGCCCGACGATGTGGGGTATGGCGATTTCTCGTGCCTGGGGAGCCCGATTATCAAAACGCCCGCGATCGACGCGTTTTGGCGGCAGAGTGTTCGCTTTACGGATTTCCATGTTAGCCCCACGTGTGCTCCGACGCGCGCGGCACTGATGACCGGACGGCACGAATTCAAGAACGGTGTGACGCACACGATCGACGAGCGCGAGCGATTGACGCTGCGTGCCACAACGCTGGCCCAGGTGCTGAAATCGACCGGATATACGACTGGCATCTTCGGCAAGTGGCATTTGGGGGACGAACCCGAGCGCTGGCCTGACAAACGCGGCTTTGACGAAATGTTCATTCACGGCGCCGGCGGCATCGGCCAATCCTACCCGGGCAGTTGCGGCGATGCCCCGGGCAATACGAACTTCAACCCGGCCATCTTGCACAACGGTCGCTTCGAAAAGACCAACGGGTACTGCACCGACGTTTTCTTTCGCCAGGCCCAGACGTGGATCGACACGGTCAAGGGGCGGCAGCCGTTCTTTGCCTATATCACGCCGAACGCGGCGCACACGCCGCTGGACGTGCCGGACGAATACACCAAGCGGCACGCGGCCGAGGTGCCGACCAATGTCGCGAAGTTTTATGGCATGATCGAAAACATCGACGAGAACTTCGGCCGGCTGATGGCGCAACTGGACGAAGCAGGCCTGACGCAAAACACGCTCGTCATTTTTCTGACCGACAATGGCGGCACGATGGGGACCGAGATCTTCAACGCCGGCATGCGCGGCAAGAAAGGAACTGCCTTTCAAGGAGGGACGCGGGTGCCGTCGTTCTGGCGATGGCCGGCAGGCTTTGCCGGAGGAGTCGATTGCCCGGCACTCTCGGCGCAGATCGATATCCTGCCGACCTTGGCGGCGATCACCGGCGCAACGCTCAATGAAAAGCTGCAGCAGCAGATCGAGGGACGTAGCTTGCTGCCGCTACTGAAGAATCCGCGCGCGGATTGGCCAGATCGTTTTCTCGTGACGCATCTGGGGCGCTGGCCGCGCGGTGAGGTGGCCGCGGCGAAGTACAAGACCTGTTCGATCCGCAACAACCGCTACACGCTCGTCGAGAATAAGGATCTTTACGACCTGCAGACCGATCCCGGCGAGACGACCAACGTGATCGCCGCGCATCCGGATGTCGCGGCCAGTCTGCGAGCCGCTTACGACAAGTGGTGGGATTCCATACTGCCGCGTCTGGAGAACGAGGACGCCGTCCGCCCGGCGGAGAATCCCTTCAAGACACTCTACCTGCAGCAATTCGGCAGCTTGCCGGGCAAGTAA
- a CDS encoding sulfatase, translated as MAFAAALCVSGSRNGLATEASAPEHPNVVIIYCDDVGYADVGVFGAKGYTTPNLDRMAAEGVRFTRYYSAQPVCSASRTALLTGCYPNRLGIQGALGPQAKIGINADEMTLGELVKQQGYATAVYGKWHLGHLPQFLPTHNGFDEYFGLPYSNDMWPLHPDYLATEGQKKRQGYPDLPLIEGDKVVIPEVTSKEQRQLTTWYTEHAVSFIERNRERPFLLYVPHSMSHVPLHVSDKFQGKSGGGMYGDVMQEIDWSAGEILAALARNGLDRKTLVIFTSDNGPWLNYGDHAGSSGPLREGKGTCWEGGVREPFIARFPGVIPADTVCKEPAMAIDLFPTIAKLTGAKLPEKPIDGLDIWPLFVSAPGAKSPHEAYYFYYNDNELQAVMSGDWKLYLPHTYRTLAGRPGGTGGKPVSYESRKIEQPELYNVADDIGEAKNVAAEHPDIVARLLALAEKARDDMGDKLTQREGKNRRPAGRAE; from the coding sequence TTGGCGTTCGCAGCGGCATTGTGCGTAAGTGGCTCGAGAAACGGCCTCGCAACCGAGGCTTCGGCACCGGAACATCCGAACGTCGTCATCATTTATTGCGATGACGTTGGTTACGCCGACGTTGGCGTGTTCGGGGCCAAGGGTTACACGACGCCGAATCTCGATCGGATGGCGGCCGAAGGGGTCCGCTTCACACGATATTATTCGGCGCAGCCGGTTTGCTCGGCATCCCGCACGGCACTATTGACCGGGTGCTATCCAAACCGGCTGGGAATTCAAGGCGCGCTCGGCCCGCAGGCCAAGATCGGCATCAATGCCGACGAGATGACGCTCGGCGAGTTGGTCAAGCAACAGGGATACGCCACGGCCGTGTACGGCAAATGGCACCTCGGGCACTTACCGCAGTTTCTGCCAACGCATAATGGCTTCGACGAGTATTTCGGGCTGCCCTATTCGAACGATATGTGGCCGCTGCATCCTGATTACCTGGCGACCGAGGGGCAGAAAAAACGGCAGGGTTATCCCGATCTGCCGCTGATCGAAGGGGACAAGGTCGTGATCCCCGAGGTGACCTCGAAAGAGCAGCGACAGTTGACCACCTGGTATACCGAACATGCGGTGAGCTTTATCGAACGCAACAGAGAGCGACCGTTCTTGCTGTACGTACCGCACAGCATGTCGCATGTGCCGCTGCACGTCAGCGACAAGTTCCAGGGCAAATCCGGCGGCGGCATGTATGGCGATGTGATGCAAGAGATCGACTGGTCCGCGGGCGAAATCCTGGCAGCGCTCGCGCGTAACGGGCTCGATCGAAAGACGCTCGTCATTTTCACGTCGGATAATGGCCCTTGGTTGAACTACGGCGATCATGCCGGCTCGTCGGGCCCGCTGCGCGAAGGCAAGGGAACATGCTGGGAAGGGGGCGTCCGTGAGCCCTTCATCGCGCGCTTCCCCGGCGTGATTCCTGCCGACACCGTCTGCAAAGAGCCGGCCATGGCGATCGACCTGTTCCCCACGATCGCCAAATTGACCGGAGCGAAACTGCCCGAGAAGCCCATTGACGGACTAGACATCTGGCCGTTGTTCGTCAGCGCGCCCGGCGCGAAGAGCCCGCACGAGGCGTACTACTTCTATTACAACGACAACGAGTTGCAGGCCGTGATGAGCGGCGACTGGAAGCTGTACTTGCCACACACCTATCGCACGCTGGCCGGACGACCGGGGGGAACAGGTGGCAAACCAGTATCCTATGAGTCGCGCAAAATCGAGCAGCCCGAACTTTACAACGTGGCCGACGACATCGGCGAGGCGAAGAACGTGGCCGCCGAACATCCGGATATCGTAGCGCGACTTTTGGCGCTGGCCGAGAAGGCCCGCGACGATATGGGGGACAAGCTCACGCAGCGCGAAGGCAAGAATCGACGTCCCGCGGGGCGTGCGGAGTAA
- a CDS encoding tetratricopeptide repeat protein translates to MPLDDSDPAHIPVAANSRAWACTVVVLLAASVWGVYGRSIHAPFIFDDYNSVLANTSITRLWPPFGDSSSRGPWNPPPQFCTAGRPLVNFTLAVNYHFGQLDPTGYHVFDMIIHVLSGALIFGIVRRTLDLSFFGGRFDGAAAWLALAIALVWALHPLQTEAVIYVTQRTELLVCFCYLATLYSSLRYWQAAVPLERTAWLFVAVFACAAGMASKEIMVSAPVIVLLYERTFLAGSFLAALRRSWPLYCGLALTWLLLVALNVVGPRSHSTGFGSGVPAYVWWFTEAKVLWVYLRLAAWPWPLVIHYEYPYLDSFAAAWPWLLPTLALAAVTAILFWRRTAAGFALVFLFAILSPTLLVPVVTEVAAERRMYLPLAALVTLAVTFGYLAAQRVMQFSASETNVKSRIRGPLAVVLTLCGGVALVSALYGARRAEVFNQPLALWEDAIRHQPNSSSSRINLGMALAEAGRQQEAIPQFEAALRLKPDAADAANDLGMALISAGRAAESVIPLERSLALEPDFAEAHNNLAVALATTGDESGAVDHLRRAIALRPDYVEARMNLGLSLARQHQAAAAVEQLEAVLRLRPALLAAYQPLASAYFELNLPPQAIQTALRAVEQARQQGDTQMADQITAWLQEHAASAPQP, encoded by the coding sequence ATGCCCCTCGACGATTCTGATCCAGCGCACATTCCCGTGGCGGCGAACAGTCGTGCGTGGGCTTGCACCGTCGTCGTGCTACTTGCGGCGAGCGTCTGGGGCGTATACGGCCGATCGATTCACGCGCCGTTCATTTTCGACGATTACAACAGCGTGCTGGCCAATACCTCGATCACGCGGCTCTGGCCTCCTTTCGGCGACTCATCCTCGCGCGGCCCGTGGAATCCGCCGCCGCAATTCTGCACGGCCGGCCGGCCGCTGGTGAATTTCACCTTGGCCGTCAACTACCACTTCGGCCAGCTCGATCCGACGGGCTATCACGTCTTCGACATGATTATTCACGTCCTGTCGGGCGCGCTGATATTCGGGATCGTTCGTCGCACGCTTGATTTGTCGTTCTTCGGCGGACGATTCGATGGCGCTGCCGCTTGGTTGGCGCTAGCTATCGCGCTGGTCTGGGCACTGCATCCACTGCAAACCGAGGCCGTGATCTATGTCACCCAGCGCACCGAGTTGTTGGTCTGCTTCTGCTACCTTGCCACGCTCTATAGCAGTCTGCGTTATTGGCAGGCTGCAGTGCCGTTGGAACGCACTGCCTGGCTATTCGTGGCGGTCTTTGCCTGCGCGGCCGGCATGGCCTCGAAAGAAATCATGGTCTCGGCCCCTGTGATCGTTTTGCTTTACGAACGGACGTTTCTTGCCGGTTCGTTTCTCGCGGCGCTGCGCCGCTCGTGGCCGTTGTACTGTGGGCTGGCGTTGACTTGGCTGCTGCTCGTGGCCCTGAACGTCGTGGGGCCGCGCTCGCATTCCACCGGCTTCGGTTCGGGCGTGCCCGCCTACGTTTGGTGGTTCACCGAGGCCAAGGTGCTATGGGTTTATCTGCGCCTGGCCGCGTGGCCGTGGCCGTTGGTGATTCATTACGAATATCCGTACCTCGATTCGTTCGCTGCGGCGTGGCCATGGCTCTTGCCGACACTCGCGCTCGCGGCGGTGACCGCGATCCTGTTCTGGCGGCGCACGGCGGCAGGCTTCGCGCTCGTATTCTTGTTTGCCATTCTCTCGCCGACGCTCTTGGTCCCCGTAGTTACCGAGGTCGCGGCCGAGCGAAGGATGTACCTACCGCTGGCAGCGTTGGTCACGCTCGCCGTTACGTTCGGTTATTTGGCCGCGCAACGAGTTATGCAGTTCTCGGCGAGCGAGACGAATGTTAAGTCGCGTATTCGCGGACCGCTGGCCGTGGTGCTTACGCTTTGCGGAGGTGTCGCGCTGGTCTCGGCGCTGTATGGTGCCCGGCGCGCCGAGGTTTTCAACCAGCCGCTGGCTCTGTGGGAAGACGCGATCCGGCACCAGCCCAACAGCTCGTCGTCGCGGATCAATCTTGGCATGGCGCTTGCCGAAGCGGGGCGGCAGCAAGAGGCGATTCCGCAGTTCGAGGCCGCGCTACGCCTCAAGCCCGACGCTGCTGATGCCGCCAACGACCTGGGCATGGCATTGATCAGCGCTGGCCGAGCCGCCGAGTCCGTCATTCCTCTCGAGCGATCGCTGGCCCTCGAACCCGATTTCGCCGAGGCCCACAATAATCTGGCCGTCGCCCTGGCCACGACCGGGGACGAAAGCGGGGCTGTAGATCATTTGCGTCGGGCGATCGCACTGCGTCCGGATTATGTCGAGGCGCGCATGAACCTGGGATTGTCGCTGGCCCGGCAACATCAGGCCGCGGCCGCGGTTGAACAATTGGAAGCGGTACTGCGCCTGCGGCCTGCGCTGCTGGCGGCGTACCAGCCGCTGGCGAGCGCGTATTTCGAACTCAATCTACCACCACAAGCGATCCAGACGGCGCTACGGGCAGTCGAGCAGGCGCGACAACAAGGCGACACCCAGATGGCCGACCAGATCACAGCCTGGCTCCAGGAACATGCCGCCAGCGCTCCGCAGCCATGA
- a CDS encoding tetratricopeptide repeat protein produces MAKAHQKNRRDRNQTPAPVPTVGGYRRYLQKPAVGALAGAAIIAVCIAAIYGGSLSAPFIFDDNPTIVANTSVHRLWPLVGTPDDPGPLRPTRQSSTAGRPLVNLSFALNYAIDGKWPTGYRVVNVTLHILSTLLLWSIVRRTLRLEYFQGRFDQVAGLLGFLAALLWAVHPLHTESIEYVTQRTELMVGFLYLATLSDSLRYWAATARSSRILWLCVATLACTAGMASKEVMVTAPVVVLLFERTFVAGSFRRALQKSWPLYLGLMASWGLLLALNVGGPRTESTGFGHDVPAYVWWLTQCKALLMYLKLSVWPWPLVIHYQFPLLDTLGAAAPYLLPVLLLAILTVYLLWKRAATGFVLAAVVVILSPTLVVPIITEYAAERRMYLPLAALATLAVVAIYLLAVRIVADAPTLKSRVVPRGRALIVTCVPVALLLLIYSSVSAKRLSVYSETLKVWQDALKYSPESHYVQNNVGMALVGVGRSREAVPYFEEAIRLKPDSSKAFLHLGFALLAANRPNDAAEQFARVLALEPNISSAYDNYGFALTLAGRPQEAIPYIEKARQLDPTSAVPLHNMGVAVAGLNRHEEAAKYFRQALEMNPSFTDAATNLGIAELRCGHPREAVTALERALVLKPDQFESVMPLVAAYDELKQPADAVKTVETALKLARQLRRDELIKQYTEWLRARAKSAAKR; encoded by the coding sequence TTGGCAAAGGCCCATCAAAAAAATCGGCGTGACCGCAACCAAACCCCGGCACCTGTGCCGACTGTGGGGGGCTATCGTCGCTACCTGCAAAAGCCGGCCGTTGGCGCGCTGGCTGGGGCCGCGATCATCGCGGTCTGCATCGCGGCGATTTACGGCGGTTCGCTCTCGGCCCCCTTTATTTTTGACGACAATCCAACCATCGTCGCCAACACGTCCGTACACCGGTTATGGCCGCTCGTGGGCACGCCCGATGATCCTGGCCCGTTGCGTCCGACGCGCCAATCGTCAACGGCGGGTCGACCGCTGGTGAATCTCTCATTCGCCTTGAATTACGCGATCGACGGCAAGTGGCCGACCGGATACCGCGTGGTGAATGTCACGTTGCACATTCTCTCGACGCTCCTCCTGTGGAGCATCGTGCGTCGCACATTGCGGTTAGAATATTTTCAGGGTCGGTTCGACCAAGTCGCGGGTCTGCTCGGCTTTCTGGCGGCACTCTTGTGGGCCGTTCATCCGCTGCACACCGAAAGTATCGAGTATGTCACGCAGCGCACCGAGCTTATGGTCGGATTCCTTTACCTGGCGACGCTTTCCGACAGCCTGCGTTATTGGGCCGCGACCGCGCGCTCGTCGCGAATCCTGTGGCTGTGCGTGGCGACGCTGGCCTGCACGGCCGGCATGGCGTCCAAAGAGGTTATGGTCACGGCGCCGGTCGTGGTGTTGCTGTTCGAGCGCACGTTCGTTGCTGGATCATTTCGCCGTGCTCTGCAAAAGTCCTGGCCGCTGTACCTGGGTTTGATGGCGAGTTGGGGTTTACTGCTGGCGCTGAACGTTGGCGGGCCGCGCACCGAGTCCACCGGCTTCGGTCACGACGTGCCGGCTTATGTCTGGTGGCTCACGCAGTGCAAAGCGCTGCTGATGTATTTAAAGCTGTCGGTTTGGCCCTGGCCGCTGGTGATTCATTACCAGTTTCCATTACTCGACACTTTGGGCGCCGCGGCGCCATATCTGTTGCCGGTTCTGCTGCTAGCGATCCTGACCGTGTACCTGCTGTGGAAACGCGCGGCCACGGGATTCGTGCTCGCGGCGGTCGTTGTGATCCTGTCGCCGACCTTGGTCGTGCCGATCATTACCGAGTACGCGGCCGAGCGTCGTATGTATTTGCCCTTGGCCGCGCTGGCCACACTGGCTGTCGTGGCGATCTATCTGTTAGCTGTGCGAATTGTCGCCGACGCTCCGACGTTAAAATCGCGCGTAGTGCCACGCGGCCGGGCCTTGATTGTGACGTGCGTTCCGGTGGCACTCTTACTGCTGATCTACAGCAGCGTCAGCGCAAAACGACTTTCGGTTTACTCCGAGACTTTGAAGGTCTGGCAAGACGCACTCAAATATTCGCCCGAGAGCCATTACGTGCAGAATAATGTCGGCATGGCGCTGGTCGGCGTAGGGCGCTCGCGCGAAGCAGTTCCGTATTTCGAAGAGGCGATACGACTGAAGCCTGACTCGTCGAAAGCGTTCCTGCACCTGGGCTTTGCTCTGTTGGCGGCCAATCGGCCGAATGACGCCGCCGAGCAGTTTGCGCGCGTTCTGGCTCTTGAACCGAATATATCGAGCGCCTATGACAACTACGGCTTTGCCCTGACCCTGGCCGGTCGGCCGCAGGAAGCCATTCCTTATATCGAAAAGGCGCGGCAGCTCGATCCCACGTCGGCCGTGCCACTGCACAATATGGGGGTCGCCGTGGCCGGGTTGAATCGACATGAAGAGGCGGCCAAGTATTTCCGACAGGCCCTCGAAATGAATCCGAGTTTTACGGACGCGGCCACGAACTTGGGAATTGCCGAACTGCGCTGCGGCCATCCGCGCGAAGCCGTCACGGCCCTGGAGCGGGCGCTAGTCCTAAAACCAGATCAATTCGAGAGTGTGATGCCGCTGGTCGCCGCCTACGACGAGCTCAAGCAGCCGGCTGACGCTGTTAAAACAGTCGAAACGGCGCTCAAGCTGGCGCGCCAGCTAAGGCGCGACGAATTGATCAAACAATACACAGAGTGGCTGCGTGCCCGGGCGAAATCGGCGGCAAAACGTTGA
- a CDS encoding tetratricopeptide repeat protein, producing MAQPKTHRPAKTTTAASPSTSGEARRWSSGYFRALGVLALLGIVVALVYGRAIHAPLVFDDGNTIVENPSIKQLWPLIGDGKAPGPLNPEKDFCTAGRPLPNLSLAINYHFSERFDPTGYHIVNACLHAFNAWLLWAVLRRVFRLEFFAGRFDRVCEPLAILAALLWAVHPLQIDAVQYITQRTEMMMGFCYLATLLASLHYWQANSPPRRATWLALAGLACLTGAACKEVMVSAPAMILLFERTFIAGSFRQALRKSWPLYLGFLPAWGMILFLHIGGPRSETAGFSVDLAPWIWWCTQCKVLLIYMKLAVWPWPLVIHYEFRYLDTFAAAWPWVLTVALLALATIVLVWRRTAAGFVLTWVVAILSPTLVVPIITEIAAERRMYLPMAGLVALFVAGGFEIVRRLLTGPNPRSPAARSSAAHVDRRAVTIVGAAGVLLAIGYGALDARRLAMFETPLALWQDALVHQPGSSISQFNVGITLQTLGRQQEAIPHFEEAIRMKPDDGGTHNNLGFALMMVGRAPEAIPHIERAIVLKPDSAAAQNNLGMALTNLGRPTEAIPHFRKALELKSKYAEAAVNLGVLLGRAGQPQAAVDQLEQALAWDPLLLDAFAPLITAYMDLGQTATAVSTAERAIAVARSLGRNDTAQQFTAWLVEHRSAAPAK from the coding sequence ATGGCCCAACCTAAGACCCACCGCCCGGCAAAAACCACAACTGCCGCATCGCCATCGACCTCGGGCGAAGCACGCCGGTGGTCGTCCGGCTACTTCCGCGCGCTGGGCGTGTTGGCGTTGCTGGGCATCGTCGTGGCACTGGTTTACGGCCGCGCGATTCACGCTCCCTTGGTCTTTGACGATGGCAATACCATTGTCGAAAACCCATCGATTAAGCAATTGTGGCCGCTGATCGGAGATGGCAAGGCGCCTGGCCCGCTGAATCCGGAAAAGGACTTCTGCACGGCCGGCCGGCCACTTCCGAATCTGTCGCTGGCGATTAATTACCATTTCAGCGAGCGCTTCGATCCGACCGGCTACCACATCGTCAACGCTTGCCTGCACGCGTTCAACGCCTGGCTGCTATGGGCCGTGCTACGCCGTGTTTTTCGGCTCGAATTCTTTGCCGGCCGTTTCGATCGGGTGTGCGAGCCGCTTGCGATTCTCGCGGCATTGTTATGGGCGGTGCATCCTTTGCAGATCGACGCCGTGCAATACATCACGCAGCGCACGGAAATGATGATGGGGTTTTGCTACCTGGCAACGTTACTGGCCAGTTTGCACTATTGGCAAGCAAATTCCCCTCCGCGTCGCGCTACATGGCTCGCCCTGGCGGGGCTCGCCTGTCTTACGGGGGCCGCGTGCAAAGAGGTCATGGTATCGGCGCCGGCCATGATCTTGCTCTTCGAGCGCACTTTTATTGCCGGCTCGTTTCGCCAGGCACTGCGAAAATCGTGGCCGTTGTATCTTGGCTTCCTGCCGGCCTGGGGAATGATTCTGTTCCTGCACATCGGCGGACCGCGCTCGGAAACGGCTGGCTTTAGTGTCGATCTGGCTCCTTGGATCTGGTGGTGTACGCAGTGCAAAGTCTTGCTCATCTATATGAAGCTTGCCGTCTGGCCTTGGCCGCTGGTGATTCACTATGAATTTAGGTATCTCGACACCTTTGCGGCGGCATGGCCCTGGGTGCTAACGGTTGCGCTGCTGGCCCTCGCGACGATTGTCCTGGTCTGGCGGCGCACAGCAGCGGGTTTTGTTCTGACGTGGGTCGTGGCGATACTCTCACCCACGCTGGTCGTCCCGATCATCACCGAAATTGCCGCCGAACGGCGCATGTATTTACCAATGGCCGGCTTGGTGGCCCTGTTCGTCGCCGGCGGGTTCGAAATCGTCCGCCGCTTGCTGACAGGCCCCAACCCACGCTCGCCGGCGGCGCGGTCCAGTGCTGCGCACGTCGATCGACGTGCCGTAACGATCGTCGGTGCCGCCGGCGTGTTGCTGGCAATTGGCTATGGTGCGCTCGACGCCCGACGGCTCGCCATGTTCGAAACGCCACTCGCACTTTGGCAGGATGCACTCGTTCATCAGCCGGGCAGCTCGATTTCGCAGTTCAATGTCGGCATCACACTGCAAACGCTTGGTCGACAGCAAGAGGCGATTCCCCATTTCGAAGAAGCGATCCGCATGAAGCCCGATGACGGAGGTACGCACAATAACCTCGGCTTCGCCCTGATGATGGTCGGCCGCGCGCCCGAGGCGATCCCGCACATCGAAAGGGCGATCGTGCTCAAGCCGGACTCGGCCGCGGCGCAGAACAACTTGGGCATGGCGCTCACCAATCTGGGCCGGCCCACGGAGGCCATCCCTCATTTCCGGAAAGCTCTCGAGCTGAAGTCGAAATACGCTGAAGCCGCCGTGAATCTCGGCGTGCTGCTAGGGCGAGCCGGGCAGCCGCAGGCCGCGGTCGATCAACTCGAGCAAGCGCTCGCCTGGGATCCTCTACTTCTGGATGCTTTCGCGCCACTCATCACGGCCTACATGGACCTGGGCCAAACTGCCACGGCTGTATCCACGGCCGAGCGGGCTATCGCTGTCGCACGTTCGCTGGGGCGCAACGACACCGCCCAGCAATTCACGGCCTGGCTCGTGGAACATCGAAGCGCCGCGCCCGCGAAGTAG
- a CDS encoding sulfatase, producing MVTALLSRSSGHGAYGQGTSFRKLAGTCFGACTVLLNLAGAQSSQVRAAEAGRPNVLFIAVDDLNHWVGHLGRNRQTITPHLDRLATQGVTFTHAYCAAPVCNPSRAALMSGLRPHQTGVYDNKNDWRPEIDPAQTLISTFRKAGYFVGGSGKIYHGSFERHNEWEEYLKREGADPKPSGDTGVGGIKFAPLDCNDEDLREWKIVQYGIDQLNRKQDRPFLLTIGLHKPHMPWNVPRKYYDMHPLEKIELPPTKADDLADVPPAGVKMARPEGDHREMLESGRWKEAVQGYLAAISYSDAMIGRLLEGLAKSEYRDNTIVVLWGDHGWHLGEKQHWRKFALWEEATRAPLLWIVPGVTKPGGVCARTVDFMSIYPTLTDLCGIPMPQHINGKSIRALLADPQASWDQPAMTTFGYKNHAVRDEGWRYIRYANGDEELYDETNDPYEWENVADRPEHTSKKAELAKFLPLENAADKVQAGKKRAEQRTTAEDRPANKKAKKRAKKSLNGN from the coding sequence ATGGTCACAGCGTTGCTATCACGGTCGTCGGGGCACGGTGCCTACGGGCAAGGCACCTCTTTTCGAAAGCTGGCGGGCACGTGTTTCGGCGCCTGCACCGTGCTATTAAATCTCGCCGGTGCGCAATCCTCACAGGTTAGGGCTGCCGAGGCGGGCCGGCCCAACGTGCTGTTCATCGCCGTCGATGACCTGAACCATTGGGTCGGGCACCTGGGACGAAACCGACAGACGATTACGCCCCACCTCGACCGCCTGGCCACCCAAGGGGTAACGTTCACGCACGCTTATTGCGCGGCGCCGGTCTGTAACCCTTCGCGTGCGGCGCTCATGTCCGGTTTACGGCCGCACCAAACAGGCGTCTATGACAACAAGAATGACTGGCGCCCGGAAATCGATCCCGCGCAGACCTTGATCAGTACGTTTCGCAAGGCGGGATATTTCGTTGGCGGGTCGGGCAAGATCTACCACGGCAGCTTCGAGCGCCATAACGAGTGGGAAGAGTATTTGAAACGTGAGGGCGCAGATCCCAAGCCTTCGGGCGATACGGGCGTGGGCGGAATCAAATTCGCGCCGCTCGACTGCAATGATGAAGACCTGCGCGAATGGAAGATCGTCCAGTACGGCATCGACCAATTGAATCGCAAGCAGGATCGGCCGTTTCTGCTGACGATTGGACTGCACAAGCCGCACATGCCGTGGAACGTGCCACGCAAGTATTACGACATGCATCCGCTGGAAAAGATCGAGCTACCACCGACGAAAGCGGATGACCTGGCCGATGTGCCGCCGGCCGGCGTGAAGATGGCCCGGCCCGAGGGGGATCATCGCGAAATGCTCGAGTCGGGCCGATGGAAGGAAGCGGTGCAAGGCTATCTGGCCGCTATCTCTTATTCGGACGCAATGATCGGCCGCCTGCTCGAAGGGCTAGCCAAGAGTGAATACCGCGACAACACGATCGTGGTGCTATGGGGAGATCACGGCTGGCACCTGGGCGAGAAACAGCACTGGCGCAAGTTCGCCTTGTGGGAAGAAGCAACACGGGCGCCGCTGCTCTGGATCGTGCCCGGTGTGACGAAACCGGGAGGCGTATGCGCACGGACCGTGGATTTTATGAGTATCTATCCCACGCTCACGGATCTATGCGGAATTCCGATGCCGCAGCACATCAATGGCAAGAGCATCCGCGCGCTTTTGGCCGATCCGCAGGCGAGTTGGGATCAGCCGGCTATGACGACGTTCGGCTATAAGAACCACGCGGTGCGCGACGAAGGTTGGCGCTATATTCGTTATGCCAACGGCGATGAAGAGTTGTACGACGAAACGAACGATCCCTATGAGTGGGAGAACGTCGCCGATCGGCCCGAGCATACTTCGAAAAAGGCCGAGCTTGCGAAATTCCTGCCCTTAGAGAATGCCGCGGACAAAGTGCAGGCAGGCAAAAAGCGGGCAGAGCAGCGGACGACAGCTGAAGATCGCCCGGCGAACAAGAAAGCCAAGAAGCGCGCGAAGAAGTCGCTGAACGGCAATTGA